In Chelonia mydas isolate rCheMyd1 chromosome 28, rCheMyd1.pri.v2, whole genome shotgun sequence, a single window of DNA contains:
- the PER1 gene encoding LOW QUALITY PROTEIN: period circadian protein homolog 1 (The sequence of the model RefSeq protein was modified relative to this genomic sequence to represent the inferred CDS: deleted 2 bases in 2 codons), with translation MHPGALGSQEEPAGRGEVCSTKVTRDSPLSLYSLRLLRPDPSPAPTPAPPRGPGDVPGSSPIMSASCEPGQTPFEGASVIGANSGAPRRTRAQRGAEPQGRATDDMDANSNGSSGNESHGRDSLRSDCSSSGNGKDSALLETTESSKSTNSQSPSPPTSSIAYSLLSTSSEQDNPSTSGCSSEQSARVKTQKELMKALKEMKIRLPSEKRGKGQSGTLATLQYALSCVKRVQASHDYYQQWTLDESQPCHLDVASYTVAELEGMTSEYTRKNPDTFAVAVSFVTGKILYISDQAALVLHCKREVFKGATFAEFLAPQDVSIFYASTAPYHLPSWSACTSATAAAVGYTQEKSVFCRISGGRARGRELSYSPFRLTPYLAKVRPSDSAEGQPCCLFIAERIHSGYEAPRIPTDKRIFTTRHTPGCLFQDVDERAAPLLGYLPQDLIGTPVLFYLHPEDRPLMLAIHKKILQYGGQPFDHSPLRFCTRNGEYVTIDTSWSSFVNPWSRKVSFVMGRHKVRTGPLNEDVFTAPKALKMRPLEPDIQELSEQIHRLLLQPVHSNGSVGLCSMASNASHEQFLSAASSSDSNGLPAEETQAQRPMTFQQFCKDVHMVKNQGQQVFIESRAKPPAAKPPRAGPETPQDGGGPGREAPCEVQRGPGHVVASEESGRKEASSYSYQQINCLDGIIRYLESCNIPSRVKRKCGSSSYTGSSNSDDDKQRAGREPASSAKDAAEEMQPSQPRREEEEPAAAVGPPLAPLALPSKAESVVSVTSQCSFSSTIVHVGDKKAPESDTAMLEEGPGPRPPPDREQYRRVGLTKEVLSVHTQQEELAFLTRFQELSQLHVFDSPAGQGAEPGHRGPRRGAGRRGKSKAKRVKQHKASDSTGSPPPPGPWPPRPPPLPFPAVVPVFPPSQPPAEPPPHFPAPLVAPVVALMLPNYVLPPPYFPAPFGGEPFGPPEASRSTTPERPHSPPFDSRCSSPLQLNLLQMEEAPKVSERQEAPGGQPGPGSSGAGGPPGAGELGPQKETCLVEAQDSSNNDALSSSSDLLDLLLQEDSRSGTGSAASGSGSMGSGSGGGSTSACGTTSSKSSHTSKYFGSIDSSEPERAGQPPGVGGGVGGAGEQFVKYVLQDPLWLLMANTDEKVMMTYQLPARPTAAVLQADREKLREMQKHQPRFTEEQKKELAAVHPWVKKGLLPKAINVTACLDCGSHPAPRLAPLFDTEPHAMELSATLEPMEEGSGAPPCPDTAMEEEEAGQPARPQAGAENAG, from the exons GTACAGCCTACGACTTCTCCGACCGGATCCGtctcctgccccgacccctgCGCCTCCCCGCGGGCCGGGTGATGTCCCCGGGTCCTCCCCGATCATGAGTGCCAGCTGCGAGCCGGGCCAGACGCCCTTCGAGGGGGCGAGCGTGATTGGGGCCAACTCCGGAGCCCCCCGGCGGACCCGGGCCCAGCGAGGGGCCGAGCCCCAGGGCCGGGCCACCGACGACATGGATGCCAACAGCAACGGGTCCAGCGGCAACGAGTCGCACGGCCGGGACTCCCTGCGGAGCGACTGCAGCAGCAGCGGGAACGGCAAGGACTCGGCCCTGCTGGAGACCACCGAGAGCAGCAAGAG CACCAACTCCCAGAGCCCGTCGCCCCCCACCAGCTCCATCGCCTACAGCTTGCTGAGCACCAGCTCCGAGCAGGACAACCCCTCCACCAGCGGCTGCAG CAGCGAGCAGTCCGCGCGGGTGAAGACCCAGAAGGAGCTGATGAAGGCGCTGAAGGAGATGAAGATCCGGCTGCCCTCGGAGAAACGCGGCAAGGGCCAGTCGGGCACCTTGGCCACCCTGCAGTACGCGCTGTCCTGCGTCAAACGGGTCCAAG CCAGCCATGACTATTACCAGCAGTGGACCCTCGACGAGAGCCAGCCCTGCCACCTGGATGTGGCCAGTTACACCGTCGCCGAGCTGGAGGGCATGACCTCCGAGTACACCCGCAAGAACCCC GACACGTTCGCCGTGGCCGTCTCCTTTGTCACCGGCAAGATCCTGTACATCTCGGACCAGGCGGCCCTCGTCCTGCATTGCAAGAGGGAGGTCTTCAAGGGGGCCACCTTCGCCGAGTTCCTGGCCCCCCAGGACGTCAGCATCTTCTACGCCTCCACCGCCCCCTACCACCTGCCCTCCTGGAGCGCCTGCACCTCGGCCA CTGCGGCCGCCGTGGGCTACACCCAAGAGAAATCGGTCTTCTGCCGGATCAG CGGAGGCCGCGCCCGTGGGCGGGAGCTGTCTTACTCCCCCTTCCGGCTCACCCCCTACCTGGCCAAGGTGCGCCCCTCGGACAGCGCCGAgggccagccctgctgcctgtTCATCGCCGAGCGCATCCACTCGGGATAcgaag ctccccggaTCCCGACCGATAAGCGGATCTTCACCACCAGGCACACCCCCGGCTGCTTGTTCCAGGACGTGGACGAGAG GGCTGCCCCCTTGCTGGGTTACCTCCCCCAGGACCTGATTGGCACGCCCGTCCTCTTCTACCTGCACCCGGAGGACAGGCCGCTCATGCTGGCCATCCACAAAaaaa TTCTCCAGTACGGCGGGCAGCCCTTCGACCACTCCCCGCTCCGTTTCTGCACCCGCAACGGCGAGTACGTCACCATCGACACCAGCTGGTCCAGCTTCGTCAACCCCTGGAGCCGCAAGGTCTCCTTCGTCATGGGGCGCCACAAAGTGCGCAC GGGTCCCCTCAACGAAGACGTCTTCACGGCCCCCAAGGCGCTCAAGATGCGGCCGCTGGAGCCCGACATCCAGGAGCTCTCGGAGCAGATCCACCGGCTGCTTCTCCAG ccTGTGCACAGCAATGGCTCCGTGGGGCTCTGCAGCATGGCCAGCAACGCGTCCCACGAGCAGTTCCTGAGCGCGGCCTCCTCCAGCGACAGCAACGGCCTCCCCGCCGAGGAGACGCAGGCCCAGCGGCCG ATGACCTTCCAGCAGTTCTGCAAGGACGTGCACATGGTGAAGAACCAGGGCCAGCAGGTGTTCATCGAGTCCCGCGCCAAGCCGCCGGCTGCCAAGCCCCCCCGCGCAG GCCCGGAGACACCCCAGGATGGTGGCGGGCCGGGCAGGGAGGCCCCTTGTGAGGTGCAGCGGGGCCCGGGCCATGTGGTGGCTTCCGAGGAGTCGGGCAGGAAGGAGGCCTCCAGTTACTCCTACCAGCAAATCAACTGCCTGGACGGGATCATCAG GTATCTGGAAAGCTGCAACATCCCCAGCCGGGTGAAGCGGAAATGCGGCTCTTCGTCCTACACCGGCTCCTCCAACTCCGACGACGACAAacagagggcaggcagggagccggcCAGCTCGGCAAAAG ATGCGGCGGAGGAAATGCAGCCGAGCCAgcccaggagggaggaggaggaacccgCCGCGGCGGTGGGACCCCCGCTGGCCCCGCTGGCCTTGCCCAGCAAAGCCGAAAGCGTGGTGTCCGTCACCAGTCAGTGTAGCTTCAGCAGTACCATCGTCCACGTGGGAGATAAGAAAGCCCCGGAATCGG ACACAGCGATGCTGGAGGAGGGCCCCGGG CCGCGCCCCCCCCCTGACCGGGAGCAGTACCGCCGCGTGGGGCTCACCAAGGAGGTGCTGTCCGTCCACAcccagcaggaggagctggctTTCCTCACccgcttccaggagctgagcCAGCTCCACGTCTTCGACTCGCCAGCCGGGCAGGGTGCCGAGCCAG GGCACCGCGGCCCGCGGCGGGGCGCCGGCCGGCGTGGCAAATCCAAGGCCAAGCGTGTCAAGCAGCACAAGGCGTCCGACAGCACCGGCTCCCCGCCTCCCCCGGGCCCCTGGCCC CCGCGGCCcccccccctgcccttccccgccGTGGTGCCCGTCTTCccgcccagccagccccccgccgagccccccccccacttccccgccCCTCTGGTGGCCCCCGTGGTGGCCCTGATGCTGCCCAACTACGTCCTGCCCCCGCCGTACTTCCCGGCCCCCTTCGGGGGGGAGCCCTTCGGCCCCCCTGAGGCCTCGCGCTCCACCACGCCCGAGCGGCCCCACTCGCCCCCCTTCGACTCCCgctgcagctccccactccagctcaACCTGCTGCAGATGGAGGAGGCCCCCAAGGTGTCCGAGCGGCAGGAGGCGCCCGGTGGCCAGCCCGGGCCGGGAAGCAGTGGGGCCGGCGGGCCGCCGGGGGCCGGCGAGCTCGGCCCGCAGAAGGAAACCTGCCTG GTGGAAGCTCAGGACTCCTCCAACAACGACGCCCTGTCCAGCTCCAGCGACCTGCTGGACCTGTTGCTGCAGGAGGACTCGCGCTCCGGGACCGGCTCGGCCGCCTCGGGCAGCGGCTCCATGGGCTCCGGCTCCGGGGGGGGCAGCACCTCAGCCTGCGGCACCA CCAGCAGTAAGAGCAGCCACACCAGCAAGTACTTCGGCAGCATCGACTCGTCGGAGCCGGAGCGGGCGGGGCAGCCACCGGGCGTGGGCGGGGGCGTGGGCGGGGCTGGCGAGCAGTTCGTCAAGTACGTGCTGCAGGACCCCCTCTGGCTGCTCATGGCCAACACGGACGAGAAGGTGATGATGACCTACCAGCTGCCCGCCCG CCCCACGGCCGCCGTGCTCCAGGCCGACCGGGAGAAGCTGCGGGAGATGCAGAAGCACCAGCCGCGCTTCACCGAGGAGCAGAAGAAGGAGCTGGCCGCGGTGCACCCTTGGGTGAAGAAGGGGCTGCTGCCCAAGGCCATCAACGTCACG GCCTGCCTGGACTGTGGCAGTCACCCAGCCCCCCGCCTGGCGCCCCTCTTCGACACGGAGCCGCACGCCATGGAGCTGAGTGCCACGCTGGAGCCCATGGAGGAGGGCAGCGGTGCCCCCCCCTGCCCGGACACggccatggaggaggaggaggccgggCAGCCAGCCCGGCCCCAGGCGGGCGCCGAAAACGCTGGCTGA